In the genome of Candidatus Eisenbacteria bacterium, the window CCCCGTAATCAGATGCAACTGCAATAATAAGGAAGACCCACCGTTTTGTGAACCCCTTTTTTTGTTCACCGTGGTTATTAGTCGCTTTCGGGAAATGGTCCAAACACGAAACATTTCGTTTTCCGTGGAACGAATGCCGGGATCGACTGATTTTTAATAGGTTGTGGGTGATGAGTCTTACGAAGAGGCTTCTCGCGATGTGAAAAGACGGTGGGACGCGGCGCGGCTTATTCCGCCTCCAAAATCTTCGCGCGGGGTGTGGGGTGAGGGGCGCGGGCGACCAGGTAGACTCCGGCGAAGACGAGAAGCGCGCTCGCCCCGAATCGGGGGGAGAGGCTTTCCCGTCCGAGCCCGACGGAGAGGAGGGTGGCCAGGAGTGGTTGCAGATAGATGAAGAGCGCAACCGTGGAGGAGTCGACCCGGGAGAGAGCATAGTAATTGAGAACGTAATTCAGAACCGTGGCGAAGAGGACGATCCCGGCCATGACGAGCACCGTGGAGGCCGGGAGGGAGAGCCAGTCGAAACGAAGGGCGGCGGGAGCGCCGACGAGGGCGATGCCCACGGCGCCGAAGGCCATGGTGTAGGCGGTGGAGACGAGGGGGGGGTAGCGCCGAACGGTGTTCCGGCTGACGGCGAGAAAGAAACCGAAGGAAAAGGCGTTGAGGAGGGTGAGAAGATCCCCCTTCACCCAACGTTCGGAGAAGGTGAACTCGTGAACCCGGAGAAGGACGAGCACGCCGAGGAAGGCGAGCCCGAGCCCCGCGCCCTTGCGAAAAGTGAGCGACTCCCCGCGCAGGAGGAGCGCGAACAGAAAGGTGGAGACCGGGATCAATGTGTTGATGAGCGATGAGTGGGCGGGGGTGGTCCGTTGAATTCCTTCGGTGAAGGAGACCTGGTTGATCACCACGCCGAAGAGGGCGAAGAAGGCGAGACTCGCCAGGTCGCGCCGGGTGACTCGCGTCCTGGGCGCCCTGGCGCGCGCGAGGGCGAGTAGAATCGCGGCGGCCGCGGCGACGCGGACCAACGCCCATGCGCGGGGGGGGACGAATTCCACCACCATCTTCGCCGCGACGTAGTGCACGGCAAAGACGACCTGGACCGTGAGCAGCGCGAGCAGCGTGGTGGGTGGAAGGCGCAAGTCCGTTTCCGGCTTCTCAGGATTCCCCTGTGAGGACGATGTCGTTCGCGTGGAGCCAAGACTGGATCTCTTGTCGGATTCGCTCGTCCCTCTCCTTCTGCCACCGCTCCTCCTCGATCGGGTCGAGGGCAAGCGTGTCCCGAAAGCGCCGGAAGGCGCCCTTCCCCTCGATCGCCTCGGTGAGCTGACCCTTGAGCCGCTTCTCCTTCACCGTGGCGATGAAAGCCTCCATCTCCGCGTATCCCTCCGACGAAGGCTTGTGTGGGACGAGGAAATATCGTTTGTTTACGCCGCCGGCGATCCGTCTGGCGTCTTCGGGGTTTCCTCCC includes:
- a CDS encoding DMT family transporter — encoded protein: MRLPPTTLLALLTVQVVFAVHYVAAKMVVEFVPPRAWALVRVAAAAAILLALARARAPRTRVTRRDLASLAFFALFGVVINQVSFTEGIQRTTPAHSSLINTLIPVSTFLFALLLRGESLTFRKGAGLGLAFLGVLVLLRVHEFTFSERWVKGDLLTLLNAFSFGFFLAVSRNTVRRYPPLVSTAYTMAFGAVGIALVGAPAALRFDWLSLPASTVLVMAGIVLFATVLNYVLNYYALSRVDSSTVALFIYLQPLLATLLSVGLGRESLSPRFGASALLVFAGVYLVARAPHPTPRAKILEAE